From the Oceanobacillus kimchii X50 genome, the window CAAAGTCCGAATACGAAAAAATGATTCACCGTCAATTACAGCATCATGGCATATCTTGGATATTTTTAGCGGGGTATATGCGACTGATTGGCAATACATTACTGGATGAATATGAAAGTAAAATTATAAATATACATCCTTCCTTGCTACCTTTTTTTCCAGGAAAAGATGCTATTGGTCAAGCATATGATGCAGGAGCGAGAGAAACAGGTGTTAGCATTCATTTTGTTGATGCGGGAATGGATACGGGACCAGTTATCGCTCAGGAAAGCGTCATGATTGAAGAAAATGATACAATAGAAAAATTAAAAGAACGTATACAGAAAGTAGAACATCAACTTTATCCAAAAGTAATTAATCAAGTAGTGTCTAATAAAGTGAGGGAATAACAATGAGTAAACGTGCTTTAATTAGTGTGTCAGATAAAACGAATATAATTGAATTTGCCAAAGGTCTTAAAGAAAGAGGATTTGAAATCTTATCTACAGGTGGAACATTACGAAGTATTGCTGAAGCGGGCATTAATGTAACACCAGTAGATGAAGTAACCGGATTTCCTGAAATGTTAGATGGACGTGTGAAAACATTACACCCAATGATTCATGGGGGATTACTTGGTAAACGTTCCAACCAGGAGCATCTTACCCAAATGGAAGAGCATGGAATTGTATCAATTGATTTAGTAGCCGTTAATCTATATCCATTTAAAGAGACCGTGCAAAAAACGGATGTAAGTCATCAAGATATTATTGAGAATATAGATATCGGTGGTCCATCTATGTTGCGTTCTGCTGCGAAGAACTTTGAAGACGTACTAGTTGTAACAGATCCGACAGATTACGAGCGTGTGTTAGCAGTAATTACATCTGCAACAGATACATATGAATTTCGTCAGCAATTAGCAGCAAAAGTATTTCGTCATACTGCTAGTTATGACACAATGATAGCGAATTACTTCCTATCTCAGACCGAAGAACAATATCCAGAAAGCTATACAGTTACGTATGAAAAAGTGCAAGACTTACGTTATGGAGAAAACCCACATCAGCAGGCTGCTTTTTATAAAGAACCAATTCAATCTCGTCCTACTTTAGCAACAGCAAAACAACTACATGGTAAGGAGCTTTCTTATAACAATATTCAAGATACGAATGCAGCCATAGAAATTGTAAAAGAATTTACGGAACCTGCTGCAGTCGCAGTAAAACATATGAATCCTTGTGGAATAGGAATTGGTCAGTCGATATCTACTGCATTTGAACGAGCATATCATGCAGATCCAATCTCGATATTCGGTGGAATTGTAGCATGTAATCGACCAGTAGATGTGGATACTGCGAAACAATTAAGTCAAATCTTCTTAGAAATTGTTGTGGCGCCATCCTTTGAAACACAAGCGCTAGAAATATTAACTCAAAAGAAAAATATCCGACTATTGGAGTTAGATGTTACAAGTGATGACAAACAATCCAATCGTTTAACAACAGTATATGGCGGTGCATTAATTCAAGCTTATGACGCAAAAGAAGTAAGTGAAGAGGATCTTGAAGTGGTTACCAATCAACAACCAACCGAACAAGAAATCAATGATATGTTGTTTGCTTGGAAAGCAGTAAAACATGTGAAGTCGAATGCGATTGTATTAGCTAAAGACTCACAAACAATTGGTGTCGGTGCTGGACAAATGAATCGTATCGGAGCTGCAGAGATTGCCATTAAGCAAGCCGGAGATAAAAGTGAAGGAGCAGTTTTAGCTTCAGACGCATTCTTCCCTATGCCAGATACAGTAGAAGCTGCTGCAAAATCTGGTATTAAGGCAATTATCCAACCGGGAGGATCGAAGCGAGACCAAGATTCCATTGATGTATGTAATCAATTTGGCATTGCCATGGTTTATACGAAAGTTAGACACTTTAAGCACTAATAGTAGGAGGGACGCTCTTGAACGTTTTAGTAATTGGCCGAGGCGGTAGAGAACATACCATTGTGCAAAAGCTAAAAGAGAATACGGAGATAATAAATCTTTATGTAGCTCCAGGAAATGGCGGAATCGCAAATGACGCTACATGTGTAGAAATCGATGAGATGGATATCGATAAATTATGTGCGTTTGCAAAACAAAACGAAGTGGAGTTTACCATTGTCGGCCCAGAAAATCCTTTAAACGCTGGCATTGTAAATAAATTTCAAGAAGAAGGATTAGCGATTTTTGCGCCAACCAAAGAAGCGGCTTTACTGGAAGGAAGTAAAAGCTTTGCAAAAAACTTTATGAAGAAGTACGAGATCCCAACTGCTGCGTATGGCGTATTTACTGATGTAAACGAAGCGAAAAAAATGGTAGAACAACAAGGTGCTCCAATTGTTATTAAAGCAGATGGATTAGCCGCAGGAAAAGGTGTAATCGTGGCTATGACAGAAGAGGAGGCTTTTCAAGCAATAGACGATATGTTAGTAGATAAAGCATTTTCTAATGCTGGAGCAACTGTCGTTATTGAAGAATACCTCGAAGGTAAGGAATTTTCCTTAATGGCTTTTGTCCATGAAAATCATGTATACCCTATGCTGGCCGCAAGAGATCACAAACGAGCGTTTGAACATGATCAAGGACCGAATACAGGGGGGATGGGTGCTTTCGCTCCGGTTCCTGATCTAACAAAAGAAGCTTATGACTTTTCTCTTGAACGTATTTTACAAAAAACTGCAGATGGGATGATAGAGGAAGGACGGCCATTTACAGGTATTTTATACGCCGGGTTAATGATGACGAAACAAGGACCGAAAGTCATTGAATTTAACACCCGTTTCGGTGATCCTGAAACACAGGTAGTCCTTCCATTACTTAAAAACGATTTGCTACAAGTAATGCAGGATGTGCTGGAGAAGAGAGATCCTGAATTAATGTGGTATGAAGAAGCTTGTGTTGGTGTGGTGCTTGCCTCTCAAGGTTATCCAAATGCTTATGAAAAAGGACATAGAATTCCAATGTTTGATTTACAACAGAAAAATTTTGTCATTCATGCCGGTACAAAAGTGAAAGAAGACGAATTAGTGTCTGATGGGGGGCGCGTGCTCTTAGTAGGTAGTCGTGCAAACAGTATGGAAGAAGCATCAGCAAATGTATATCGTCAACTGGAGAAAACAGCGATTAATACAGATTCTTTCTTTTACCGAAAAGACATAGCAATAAACCAAGACAACAAAGCTAGAACATAAGAAATTTATATGAAATGTGAGAGGGTGGGCTTCGCAAATTAAATGGAGGCCCACCCGTTATATGTCTGAATTGCCAATAGGGTATTGAGAAAGAAATTAGAGCATTTGTAAAACTAAACTGCATTGATGATTCAAAATGGAGCGTTTCTCTAAACCAAATAAACCAGAAAAATCGAAAAAAGTGGTGAATAGAGAGGCTCTCTGAACCAAATAAACCAGAGAAACCGAAAAAAGTAGTAAATAGACGTGCTCTCTAAACCAAATAAACCAGAGAAACCGAAAAAAGTAGTGAATAGACGTGCTCTCTGAACCAAATAAACCTGAGAAATCAAAAAAAGTAGTAAATAGACCAGCGCTATACCTCAAATACAACACCGGGATCCTCAAAAAATATTCCTATTAAGTTAAACGTACCTAAGTTATTTTAGGAAGAAAACAAAAACATCACAATATTAACATTTGGTAAATTTTACAAAAATATACACATTCTTTACTTTATTAAAGCAATATATATGATAGAATAAAAGAAATTATTTATTACTGGAGAGTTGCCGTATGGAAAACGGAAGGAATTGGAGAAATCGCGAATTGCGACAACATGTAAAGGTGATTGATGGAACGGTATCACCAACTTTATTATTGAAAAATGCAACATACTTAAATGTTCATACGAAACAATGGTTAGAAGCAAATATTTGGATTTATGAAGATCGAATTGTGTATGTAGGTGAAAAATTACCAGAACAGACAAAAGGAACAGAAATATACGATTGTAAAGATAAGTTTATCGTACCAGGCTATATTGAGCCACATTCACACCCGTTTCAATTAGCAAATCCGGAGATAACAGCTACACATGCAGCAAAAACAGGAACTACTACACTCGTAAATGACAATTTGACATGGTATTTGCTAACTAATAAAAAGAAAGCGTTTTCTATTATTGATCAGTTTAACAAATTACCAATTTCGATGTTTTGGTGGTCGAGATATGATTCTCAGACAACCTTGCAAGAAGAGAATCATTTTATTAATACCAACGATGTACTTGATTGGATAGAACATCCGGTAGTAGTACAAGGTGGAGAATTAACGGATTGGCCAAGTTTGTTAGCTGGAGATGATCGACTATTATATTGGATTCAAGAGACTAAACGTAAAGGAAAACCAATTGAAGGTCATCTGCCAGGTGCTTCATTACGAACATTGACAAAGATGAAATTATTAGGAATAAGTGCCGATCATGAAGCAATGACAGGAGAAGAAGTCATGAATCGTCTACAGCTCGGATACATGGTAGGTCTCCGTTACTCACCAATTCGACCTGATTTGCCTACCATTTTAGAAGATTTACTAGAGTATGGGTTAACTACTTTTGACCAGCTGATGTTGACGATGGATGGTCCAACTCCTTACTTTATGAAAGATGGAGTAATTAATACTTGTATTCAGATAGCTATCGATAAAGGAATTCCAATAGAAGATGCGTATCGCATGGGATCTTTTCATGCTGCAAAACATTTGCGTATGGATGAGGAACTTGGCAGCATTGCACCGGGTAGAATCGCACATATTAACATCCTACAAGAAAAAGATAATCCAAATCCGGTAAGTGTGCTCGCGAAAGGACAATGGATTGTAAAAGAAACAAAAGAGATAGATATTCCACCAATTATCGATTGGAGTAATTATGAGATTAATGAAATGAATATAGATTGGGATTTAAAGGAAGATGATTTACAATTCTCTGTTCCAGTAGGAATGGATGTAATCAATGATGTCATTATTAAGCCTTATACGATCGATTCAGATGTTAGTTTTGAAGAATTAAATGAAGAAAAGGGAGAACAATTTATCCTTCTAATAGATAGAAAAGGAAAATGGAGAGTAAATACTATTATTCGGGGATTTGCACCGAAACTTGGAGCGCTCATAAGTAGTTATTCTGCATCGGGTGATATTATTATTATCGGTAATAGCAAAAAGGATATATTTATTGCTTGGAATCGATTCAAAGAATTAAAAGGCGGCATCATTCTTGTTAATGATGGTGAAATATTAACGGAAATCCCATTACAACTTGGAGGATCTCTTCCAAATGAGCCAATGGAACAAATGATAGTGTTAGATAAACAATTAAAGGATACGTTACAAAAATATGGATTTGCCTTTTATGATCCAGTCTATAGCCTATTATTCTTGTCCGCTTTTCATCTACCTTTCTTTAGAATTACACAGAAAGGACTATTAGATGTAAAAAATCGTGATATAGTCTTTCCAGCAACGATGAGGTAGCCTATAATAAGAAATAACTTATTTTACAAAAAGGTGTTGTCTATGAAAAGAGTAGGATTCGTTATATTGCTCATTATTTCTTTATTAATCGCTTGCGAAGAGGACAATCATGATGCAACAGCAAACACACAAAAAGAACCAGGTGTAGATAAAAAAGAACAAGTGACAGATAGTCGTAATCAAGAAGTATATCCATTATCAGGGATGGTTTCTAAAGGTGAGAATATTGATCAACGTCCGATTGGTGTGATGGTTAACAATCATCGGTCTGCTCGACCTCAATCTGGTTTATCTGATGCTGATATTATATTTGAAATATTAGCTGAAGGAACAATAACGCGATTTCTTGCCATTTACCAAAGTAATCTGCCTGAAGTAGTTGGTCCTGTGCGAAGTGCAAGAGAGTATTATGCAGATATCGCGAATGGCTATAATAGTATATATGTATACCATGGTGCCGCTAATTTTGTAAATGATATCATTGCTTCAAAAGGAATTGATCATTTGAATGGATCGGTTTATGATAACGATGGACATTTATTTAAAAGAGAGAGCTTTAGAAGAGCACCGCATAATTCATACTTGCAACTACCTGCCGTAAACGAAGTTGCAACCGAAAAAGGTGTCGAAATATCAAATTCAATAGAATCACTTGAGTTTTTAACAGATGCGGAGGTAGAAGGTTTATCTGGAGACTCGGCGAATAGTATTGAAGTTGTCTACAGTAGTAACCCTGCAAATGTGGTAGAATATATATACCAAGAAGATGAAGGTACATATACTCGATCAAGTGAAGGGATACAGACAGTTGAATTACAAACAGACCAACCAATAACTGTTGAGAACATATTTATCTTAGAAACTCACCACGAAGTTATTGATGATGCTGGCAGAAGAACAGTTGATTTAACAAGTGGCGGCTCTGCATATTTAATTCAACATGGACAATATCAAAAAGTGGAGTGGGAAAATAGAGACGGAAGAATTGTACCGGTAAAAGATGGCAAAGAAATTGGACTTATTCCAGGAATGACTTGGGTAAACGTCGTACCAAGCGAAGATCCTGGAATGGAACAAGCTGTTACTATTTCTGGTCAGTAGGGCTAAGGTTAAGGAGGAAATTTCGTGCAAATCGATAAATTACGAGGAGAGCAATTAGATCTTTTGTTTGATGCTATTCTATCGTTAAAAGATAAAGAAGAATGCTATAAATTTTTTGATGATATTGCGACAATGTCAGAGGTTCAGTCATTGTCGCAACGATTTCAAGTAGCGAAAATGCTGACGGAAGGAAAAACGTATAGTGCAATTGAGAAGGAAACAAAAGCATCTACTGCGACAATTTCCAGAGTAAGACGTTGTATTAACTATGGTAGTGACGGATACAATTTAGTGTTAGAACGAATGAATATAAAAGAATAGTAGCAAGCACCTTCCAATCAGGAAGGTGTTTTTTTATGCGTGCTAGGCATCCAATTCCACTGTAGAGCTACACATTAACCAACCGCTAGAGAAACGAAAGTACTTATTTCGAGGTAAGGGATGAAGGAAGTGTGCCGTAGGAAATCCTGTGAAAATAGTAAATAGGATAAAGGTTCCCAAGAACATCTCTCGGTCATATTGTCCAGCAACATAAGTGGATTTCCACATAGACCGAGTCCAATTATGGCAAACTACTGATGATTATATAAATTGAAAAGGAAAGCACAAAGCTTTCCTTTACAATTCCGTACGAAGCTCCCACAATTCCGGGAAAAAGTACTGATCGATTACTTTTTTCAAATAAGCAACACCGCCGGAACCGCCAGTACCGCGTTTAAATCCAATAATTCGTTCAACAGTCTTCATATGTCTGAACCGCCACTGCTGGAATAGATCTTCAATATCCACTAACTCTTCTGCAAGCTCATAAAGCTCCCAGTACTTATCAACGTTCCGATAAACAGTTAACCATGCTTGTTTTACACTCTCATTTGATTGATGTGTTACACGCACATCACGATTCAGCACTTCTTCATCGATTGGTAAACCAGCCCTTACTAGTGCCTGAATAGAAACGTCATAAAGACTTGGTGCATCGTAAGCTTCCTGTAAAATCTCTAGCAGCTCTGGGTCTTTTTCATATATCTTCAGCACATATTCAGTCTTATAACCAAGAGCAAACTCAAGTATCCGGTTCTGATATGACTGAAAACCGGATGCGTTGCCCAGCTTGTCGCGGAACTCCATGTATTCAGCTGGAGTCAACGTGGAGAGAACATCCCATACATTTTTCATCTGCGCTTGTATTTGTGATACGCGTGCTAATTTTTTAAAAGAAGTAGACAAATTATCAGCCTGAATATCGCGAATAGCAGAATTTATTTCATGTAGAATCTGTTTCATCCAAATCTCACTCACATGATGCACTGAAATAAACAGCATTTCATCATGATGGTCACTCAACGGATGATGACTGCTCAATAATGTATCCAAGCCTAAATAATCACTGTAAGTCATCTTCTTTTTAAAGTCTGTATGAATACGCTTTTCATTTTTAAATGCTTCATGTTTATTTTGCATCGTGATTTCCTCCATTTATTGGTTTAATCACAGCTCTAACCAGACTTCCGTCGGCATCCTGAAGCGGGAGTGGCAGAGCAATCATTTCATAGTCGCCTTCAACTACCTGATCAAGCATGACATTTTCTAAAATGTTAATGTCATACTTAAAAAGTGCATGATGTCCAACTAGCTCCTTACTTGAAAGCGGATCTACCGAAGGCGTATCGACACCGACCAGTTTTACTCCAAGAAAATGCATGTAAGCAGCGCCGTCAGCTGTAATTGGCGTGACATCAGTCGGAAATTGTTCCGGATTATTCGGCAGTGATGTCCGGATTAATAACCGTTCTGTATCTTCTTTCACTTTACTTTTTAAAGCTGTTTCATTTATTTCGTCAAATGCACTGAGGTCTATTACTTTACAAGGACCAATATACCGATCGATTTCCAGGTCAAGAATCCGTTTTCCATCTTCCATAAAATGATAGGGAGCATCCGCATGGGTCCCCACATGCGTGCTCGTCTTGATCCTTCCAATATTCACAGAACCGGTCATTTCCTTCGTTACCGGTGTATGAAAATGAAATGATTGATCCCCCGGCCAACAAGCTAAATTATTATTTATCGGTTGAGAAATATCAATCCATACACCCATTTAGGAAACAACCTCCCTTACATTTTCAAATTGCTTATATAATTCATCTTCCATAATCGTTTTAAAAATTTGTACGCAATCATAAACATCTTCAAATGTATTATATAAAGCAACAGGTGCTAGGCGAATGCCGCTTGGGGTTCTGAAATCCGGAATAACCTTTTTCATTTTTAATGCTTTGCATATCCGAGCAGCTTCAGGATGTTCGACATATATGTGACCGCCGCGTTGGATATGATTTTCTGGGTTACAGATCACTACGCCATGCCCATCGAGTTCATATTTAATTAACTCCATTAAATAGTCCGTCAGCGCGAGTGATTTTCTACGTACTTTTTCAATTCCGGCTTCATGAAATAAATCTAGT encodes:
- the purN gene encoding phosphoribosylglycinamide formyltransferase, whose translation is MTIKAAVFASGTGSNFEAIMEATDLKCKITLLVCDKPGALVIDKAASYDIQTLVFNPKEYSSKSEYEKMIHRQLQHHGISWIFLAGYMRLIGNTLLDEYESKIINIHPSLLPFFPGKDAIGQAYDAGARETGVSIHFVDAGMDTGPVIAQESVMIEENDTIEKLKERIQKVEHQLYPKVINQVVSNKVRE
- the purH gene encoding bifunctional phosphoribosylaminoimidazolecarboxamide formyltransferase/IMP cyclohydrolase; this translates as MSKRALISVSDKTNIIEFAKGLKERGFEILSTGGTLRSIAEAGINVTPVDEVTGFPEMLDGRVKTLHPMIHGGLLGKRSNQEHLTQMEEHGIVSIDLVAVNLYPFKETVQKTDVSHQDIIENIDIGGPSMLRSAAKNFEDVLVVTDPTDYERVLAVITSATDTYEFRQQLAAKVFRHTASYDTMIANYFLSQTEEQYPESYTVTYEKVQDLRYGENPHQQAAFYKEPIQSRPTLATAKQLHGKELSYNNIQDTNAAIEIVKEFTEPAAVAVKHMNPCGIGIGQSISTAFERAYHADPISIFGGIVACNRPVDVDTAKQLSQIFLEIVVAPSFETQALEILTQKKNIRLLELDVTSDDKQSNRLTTVYGGALIQAYDAKEVSEEDLEVVTNQQPTEQEINDMLFAWKAVKHVKSNAIVLAKDSQTIGVGAGQMNRIGAAEIAIKQAGDKSEGAVLASDAFFPMPDTVEAAAKSGIKAIIQPGGSKRDQDSIDVCNQFGIAMVYTKVRHFKH
- the purD gene encoding phosphoribosylamine--glycine ligase — its product is MNVLVIGRGGREHTIVQKLKENTEIINLYVAPGNGGIANDATCVEIDEMDIDKLCAFAKQNEVEFTIVGPENPLNAGIVNKFQEEGLAIFAPTKEAALLEGSKSFAKNFMKKYEIPTAAYGVFTDVNEAKKMVEQQGAPIVIKADGLAAGKGVIVAMTEEEAFQAIDDMLVDKAFSNAGATVVIEEYLEGKEFSLMAFVHENHVYPMLAARDHKRAFEHDQGPNTGGMGAFAPVPDLTKEAYDFSLERILQKTADGMIEEGRPFTGILYAGLMMTKQGPKVIEFNTRFGDPETQVVLPLLKNDLLQVMQDVLEKRDPELMWYEEACVGVVLASQGYPNAYEKGHRIPMFDLQQKNFVIHAGTKVKEDELVSDGGRVLLVGSRANSMEEASANVYRQLEKTAINTDSFFYRKDIAINQDNKART
- a CDS encoding adenine deaminase; its protein translation is MENGRNWRNRELRQHVKVIDGTVSPTLLLKNATYLNVHTKQWLEANIWIYEDRIVYVGEKLPEQTKGTEIYDCKDKFIVPGYIEPHSHPFQLANPEITATHAAKTGTTTLVNDNLTWYLLTNKKKAFSIIDQFNKLPISMFWWSRYDSQTTLQEENHFINTNDVLDWIEHPVVVQGGELTDWPSLLAGDDRLLYWIQETKRKGKPIEGHLPGASLRTLTKMKLLGISADHEAMTGEEVMNRLQLGYMVGLRYSPIRPDLPTILEDLLEYGLTTFDQLMLTMDGPTPYFMKDGVINTCIQIAIDKGIPIEDAYRMGSFHAAKHLRMDEELGSIAPGRIAHINILQEKDNPNPVSVLAKGQWIVKETKEIDIPPIIDWSNYEINEMNIDWDLKEDDLQFSVPVGMDVINDVIIKPYTIDSDVSFEELNEEKGEQFILLIDRKGKWRVNTIIRGFAPKLGALISSYSASGDIIIIGNSKKDIFIAWNRFKELKGGIILVNDGEILTEIPLQLGGSLPNEPMEQMIVLDKQLKDTLQKYGFAFYDPVYSLLFLSAFHLPFFRITQKGLLDVKNRDIVFPATMR
- a CDS encoding DUF3048 domain-containing protein; the encoded protein is MKRVGFVILLIISLLIACEEDNHDATANTQKEPGVDKKEQVTDSRNQEVYPLSGMVSKGENIDQRPIGVMVNNHRSARPQSGLSDADIIFEILAEGTITRFLAIYQSNLPEVVGPVRSAREYYADIANGYNSIYVYHGAANFVNDIIASKGIDHLNGSVYDNDGHLFKRESFRRAPHNSYLQLPAVNEVATEKGVEISNSIESLEFLTDAEVEGLSGDSANSIEVVYSSNPANVVEYIYQEDEGTYTRSSEGIQTVELQTDQPITVENIFILETHHEVIDDAGRRTVDLTSGGSAYLIQHGQYQKVEWENRDGRIVPVKDGKEIGLIPGMTWVNVVPSEDPGMEQAVTISGQ
- a CDS encoding YerC/YecD family TrpR-related protein, whose amino-acid sequence is MQIDKLRGEQLDLLFDAILSLKDKEECYKFFDDIATMSEVQSLSQRFQVAKMLTEGKTYSAIEKETKASTATISRVRRCINYGSDGYNLVLERMNIKE
- the kynA gene encoding tryptophan 2,3-dioxygenase, producing MQNKHEAFKNEKRIHTDFKKKMTYSDYLGLDTLLSSHHPLSDHHDEMLFISVHHVSEIWMKQILHEINSAIRDIQADNLSTSFKKLARVSQIQAQMKNVWDVLSTLTPAEYMEFRDKLGNASGFQSYQNRILEFALGYKTEYVLKIYEKDPELLEILQEAYDAPSLYDVSIQALVRAGLPIDEEVLNRDVRVTHQSNESVKQAWLTVYRNVDKYWELYELAEELVDIEDLFQQWRFRHMKTVERIIGFKRGTGGSGGVAYLKKVIDQYFFPELWELRTEL
- the kynB gene encoding arylformamidase — translated: MGVWIDISQPINNNLACWPGDQSFHFHTPVTKEMTGSVNIGRIKTSTHVGTHADAPYHFMEDGKRILDLEIDRYIGPCKVIDLSAFDEINETALKSKVKEDTERLLIRTSLPNNPEQFPTDVTPITADGAAYMHFLGVKLVGVDTPSVDPLSSKELVGHHALFKYDINILENVMLDQVVEGDYEMIALPLPLQDADGSLVRAVIKPINGGNHDAK